The DNA window AGCGTCGTCACGACGACCGACAACCCGAGCCTGTTCCAGTTGATCCGGACCGAGGCGCTCGGCAAGCACTGATCCGCCGCGTGACCGGCATCACACCAGGCGGGTGTCACGTCCGGCATCGGTGGTTTGTCCCATGGTCGTCACCAACCGAGAATCCTGCCCCGGTGACATCGACCATGGGAGCAAGCCATGACCACCAAGAAGCGGATCGTCGTCCTGGGCGCGGGCTACACCGGCATGCTGGCCGCCGTACGGCTGGCGCACCGGACCCGCAAACTCGACGTGCAGATCACCCTCGTCAACCCATCCGCGCGCTTCACCGAGCGGCTGCGCATGCACCAGATCGCCGCGGGCCAGGAACTGGCCGACAACCAGATCCCGGAGATCCTGGCTGGTTCGGGCGTCGAATTCGTCCAGGGCTGGGCCACTTCCATTGATCCCGAGGCGCGGCAGGTCTATCTCGACGGCACCGCAACACTGCACTACGACGAGCTGATCTACGCCCTCGGCAGCAGCACCGACACCAGCATCGTGCCCGGCGCGGCCGATCACGCCTGGACCCTGAACGACCCGCGCACCGCGCATCGTTTCTCCGAGCACCTCGGCATGGTCGCGGCCAACGGCGGCAATGTCGCGGTCTGCGGCGGCGGTCTGACCGGCATCGAGGCGGCGGCCGAAATCGCCGAGAGCTGCCCGGGATTGCGGGTCACGTTGATCAGCAGCAGCGAGCCGGGCGCGATGATGGGCGACAAGGCACGCGCCTACCTGAACAAGGCGCTCGATCGGCTGGGGGTAGCCCGCGAGGTCGGCCAGGCGGTCACCAAGGTGCTGCCGGATGCGGTCGAACTCGCCAACGGCGAACTGGTCGCCGCCGATCTGACCCTGTGGACCACCGGCGTCCGAGTCTCCCGGCTGGCCGCCCAGGCGGGTATCGAGACCGACGCCCGCGGGCTGATCGTGGTCGACCCGACCCTGCGGTCGGTCTCGCACCCCAACATCCACGCCATCGGCGACGCCGCCGCGGTGCGCCAGGCCTGGGGCCAGATCCACGGCACCTGCCAGTCCGGCCTGCCGACCGCCGCTTACGCTGCCGACGCCCTCGTGCGGCAGTTGAAGGGCAAGAGGGTCGAGCCGTTCCGGTTCGGCTACTTCCACCAGCCGGTCAGCCTGGGCCGCAAGGACGCGGTCATCCAGTTCACCAAGGCCGACGACACACCCGGCCGGTTCTCCCTGACCGGACGCGCCGCGGTGCTGTACAAGGGGGCCGTGAGCAGCAGCCCGGTGCCCAGCTTCAAGCTCAGCAAGAAGATGACGGTCTCGGTCCAGCTGTCCAAGGGCGGCAAGGCCACTCGTCGCACCGCATGAGAACCGGGCCCGGAACAGCCGCTCGTCACCCCGGACGGGCGGCAGGGTCGTGCCAGGATTGTGCGATGGTGAAATCCGGACCCGAACCAGGAGCATGAGTTGATGGGTGAAGCCACGCTGGCGCAGGATCCGTTCATCGAACATCGGCGGCTGCTCTTCTCCACCGCCTACCGGATGCTGGGCACCGTCACCGACGCCGAGGACATCCTGCAGGACACCTGGCTGAAGTGGAACGAAGCCGATCAGTCGACAGTCCGGCATCCCAAGTCCTATCTGGTGCGCACGGTCACCAACCTCTCGTTGAATCGGCTCACCTCCGCTAAAGCGAAGCGCGAAACCTATATCGGTCCATGGCTGCCCGAACCCTTGTTGACATCACCGAATATCGCCGAGGAGACCGAATTGGCCGACACCGTCTCCACCGCGATGCTGGTGGTGTTGGAGACCTTGAATCCCGTCGAGCGCGCGGTCTTCCTGCTGCGCGAGGTCTTCGGCTACAGCCATGCCGAAATCGCCGACACTCTGGACAAGCCCGAGGCCACCATCCGGCAGATCGCGCATCGGGCCCGTTCGCACGTGCAGTCCCGTCGCCCGCGCTTCGACACCGATAAGGCCGAGCGCGCACACATCACCGAACAGTTCATGTCCGCCTGTGCCGGTGGCGATCTCAACGCCCTGATGGATCTGCTCGCGCCCGAGGTGACCTCGTGGTCCGACGGCGGCGGTGTGGTCACCGCGGCCCTGCGTCCGCTCTACGGCCCCGACCATGTGGCCCGCTGGGTGCTCGGCGTCCTCGCCAAACCTTCGGTCGCGGGAGTCGTCCTCGAGCCGGCGCATATCAATGGCGAACTCGGTGCGCTGGCGTTCATCGGCGGAAACCCGGTGGCGGCCTTCACCTACGACATCATCGACGGCCACATCCACAACCTGCGTTTTCAGGTGAACCCGAGCAAGCTCAAGGGGCTGTACATGGGCACCGATGTGCTCGGCTGAGCATCGGTCGACACTTGACGTGCCGTACCCAGCGTGTCGTTCTACGCTCTTGCCGTGACCAGCCAGATCACCTCACCGAACGCGGACGGCGGACAGGTCCGGGTCTCCACCCTGGAGCTCTTCTTCGATCTCGTCTTCGTCTTCACCATCACCCAGCTGACCCACGTCTTCACCCACCATCCGGGGTGGGAGTCACTGCTCCAGGTGGTGGTCCTGTTCGGGGTCATCTGGTGGATGTACAGCGGGTACGTCTGGCTCACCAACGAAGTCGCGCCGAACAGTTCACAACGCCGCACCCTGCTGCTGATCGGTATGTTCGGGTTCTTCGTGCTCGCGTTGGCCATCCCGGACGCCTTCCACGGCACCGGCCTCGCGTTCGGCCTCGGCTACGTGCTCGTCAACATCGTGCACACGGCCTTGTTCTGGGTCAGCGGCGGTGCCTCGGCGACGCAGGCGATCAAACGCATCGCGCCGCTGAACGCACTCGCGGCGGCGCTGGTGCTCGCGGGCGGATTCGTACACGGGTATCTGCAATACCTGTGCTGGGGGTTGGCTTTCGCGGTGCAGGTGCTCAGCCCCTACCTCGTCGACACCCGCGATTTCGTGGTGCGAGCCGGTCATTTCTGCGAGCGGAACGGACTGGTGATCATCGTCGCCATCGGCGAGTCGGTGGTCGCGATCGGCGCCGGGCTGGCGGGGGAGCGGCTGACCGTGCCGCTGGTCGGAATGGTCGCGCTGGGACTGTGTTTGGTTTACGTGCTGTGGTGGGCGTATTTCGGCATCGATGACGAGCGCGGTGAGCACGCGCTGGCCGCGGTGCCGGACCGGGAGCGTTCCCGCCCCGCGGTTCTCGCCTACGGCTACGCGCTCTACCCGTTGCTGATCGGCATCACCGTCGCCGCGGCGGGCATCAATATGAGCATCGCGCACGGCAACGAACCCGCCTCCTTCGCCGCCGCGGCGGCACTCTCCGGCGGCGTCGCCCTGTATTTTGTCGGCCAGTTCTGCTTCCGGCTCGCCTTGGGTCTGCCGCGTCCGTGGTCGCGGCTCATCGCCGCCGCCGCGGTGGCCGCCACCATCCCGATCGGCACCGCGTCGGTGGCCTGGGCACAGCTCGCTG is part of the Nocardia sp. NBC_00565 genome and encodes:
- a CDS encoding RNA polymerase sigma-70 factor yields the protein MGEATLAQDPFIEHRRLLFSTAYRMLGTVTDAEDILQDTWLKWNEADQSTVRHPKSYLVRTVTNLSLNRLTSAKAKRETYIGPWLPEPLLTSPNIAEETELADTVSTAMLVVLETLNPVERAVFLLREVFGYSHAEIADTLDKPEATIRQIAHRARSHVQSRRPRFDTDKAERAHITEQFMSACAGGDLNALMDLLAPEVTSWSDGGGVVTAALRPLYGPDHVARWVLGVLAKPSVAGVVLEPAHINGELGALAFIGGNPVAAFTYDIIDGHIHNLRFQVNPSKLKGLYMGTDVLG
- a CDS encoding low temperature requirement protein A, whose protein sequence is MTSQITSPNADGGQVRVSTLELFFDLVFVFTITQLTHVFTHHPGWESLLQVVVLFGVIWWMYSGYVWLTNEVAPNSSQRRTLLLIGMFGFFVLALAIPDAFHGTGLAFGLGYVLVNIVHTALFWVSGGASATQAIKRIAPLNALAAALVLAGGFVHGYLQYLCWGLAFAVQVLSPYLVDTRDFVVRAGHFCERNGLVIIVAIGESVVAIGAGLAGERLTVPLVGMVALGLCLVYVLWWAYFGIDDERGEHALAAVPDRERSRPAVLAYGYALYPLLIGITVAAAGINMSIAHGNEPASFAAAAALSGGVALYFVGQFCFRLALGLPRPWSRLIAAAAVAATIPIGTASVAWAQLAVLVAVGYAAVITDDLITLRSGQHSRYV
- a CDS encoding NAD(P)/FAD-dependent oxidoreductase, producing MTTKKRIVVLGAGYTGMLAAVRLAHRTRKLDVQITLVNPSARFTERLRMHQIAAGQELADNQIPEILAGSGVEFVQGWATSIDPEARQVYLDGTATLHYDELIYALGSSTDTSIVPGAADHAWTLNDPRTAHRFSEHLGMVAANGGNVAVCGGGLTGIEAAAEIAESCPGLRVTLISSSEPGAMMGDKARAYLNKALDRLGVAREVGQAVTKVLPDAVELANGELVAADLTLWTTGVRVSRLAAQAGIETDARGLIVVDPTLRSVSHPNIHAIGDAAAVRQAWGQIHGTCQSGLPTAAYAADALVRQLKGKRVEPFRFGYFHQPVSLGRKDAVIQFTKADDTPGRFSLTGRAAVLYKGAVSSSPVPSFKLSKKMTVSVQLSKGGKATRRTA